One genomic window of Psychrobacillus sp. INOP01 includes the following:
- a CDS encoding ECF transporter S component, giving the protein MLKSWKLKEIVLMSLFAVVFGIVYLLFLHVGNIWAGFIGPIAYEWIFGIWFIVSIICMYIIRKPGAAVISETIAAAIEVLLGNAVGPRLILSGVIQGLGAEAVFAATRYKRFDLWVLMLAGVGSSLFSFAYGYFLGGFTVYSTGYVALMLGIRVLSGALLAGVGGKAVADGLLATGSLRGYAISRSKKGEVRA; this is encoded by the coding sequence ATGCTGAAATCTTGGAAGTTAAAAGAGATTGTACTTATGTCTTTATTTGCAGTTGTGTTTGGTATTGTTTACTTGCTATTTTTACATGTCGGCAATATTTGGGCTGGCTTTATAGGACCGATTGCATATGAATGGATTTTTGGCATTTGGTTTATCGTGTCAATTATTTGTATGTATATTATTCGAAAACCCGGTGCTGCAGTTATTTCTGAAACGATTGCTGCTGCTATAGAGGTGTTGTTAGGAAATGCTGTTGGACCTCGATTAATTCTTTCAGGGGTGATTCAAGGTTTAGGTGCAGAGGCAGTATTTGCTGCAACGCGTTACAAACGCTTTGACTTGTGGGTGTTAATGTTAGCTGGTGTCGGTTCTTCACTATTTAGTTTTGCGTATGGATACTTTCTAGGTGGATTTACGGTGTATAGCACCGGCTATGTTGCACTTATGCTCGGAATTCGTGTGCTAAGCGGGGCATTGCTTGCAGGTGTCGGTGGAAAGGCAGTAGCAGACGGATTACTTGCAACCGGTTCTCTTCGCGGATATGCTATTTCCCGTTCGAAAAAGGGTGAGGTTCGTGCATGA